The following are encoded in a window of Chloroflexia bacterium SDU3-3 genomic DNA:
- the nifJ gene encoding pyruvate:ferredoxin (flavodoxin) oxidoreductase produces the protein MQRPRETIDGNEAAAGVAHKLSEVIAIYPITPSTPMGEHADAWTAVGKKNIWGGVPQVVEMQSEGGAAGAIHGALLSGALATTFTASQGLLLMIPNMYKIAGELTPAVFHVAARALATHALSIFGDHSDVMATRQAGWAMLCSHNVQESQDLALISHAATLEARVPFMHFFDGFRTSHELNTIERLTDDDLRAMIDDKLVLAHRARGLTPESPVIHGTAQNPDVFFQSREAANTYYLACAGIVQRTMDKFAQLTGRQYHLFDYAGDPEAERVIVVMGSGAETVEVTVEALRAKGERVGVLKVHLFRPFDISAFVDALPATVRSIAVLDRTKEPGAIGEPLYQDVLTALIERGKEGIRVIGGRYGLGSKEFTPAMAKAAFDELKSETPRRHFTVGIQDDVTKLSLDYDPSFTIEAPGATSCVFWGIGSDGTVGANKSAISIIGRDTGYYAQAYFVYDSKKSGSVTTSHLRFGPQPIRAPYIVDQANFVACSQFTILERLDILSGVADGATLLLNSPFDAAEVWNNLPTDMRRQIVAKHLRLFVIDAAAVAKKAGLGGRVNTVMQTAFFALSGVMPREQAIASFKQSIRKSYGKRGEEVVQKNFAAVDTAIAHLAEVDVEDMVARTQTELYRRAPVPAEAPAFVRDVLGPMIAFEGEKLPVSMLPADGTYPTATTKWEKRNLASEIPVWNADACIQCGKCVFVCPHAAIRATAYAPDQLVGAPETFKSMPARFKELPGDLYTLQVAPEDCTGCSLCVEICPAKDKQQPGRKALNMEPQAPLREQEVANWTFFSNLPETDRTKLNTNVLKNTQLLIPLFEFSGACSGCGETPYLRLLTQLYGDRLYVANATGCSSIYGGNLPTTPWATNSKGRGPAWSNSLFEDNAEFGLGMRMTIDAQNLRARTMVDQFRAQIGDELADGLLNAPQGTEAEISAQRARIDALKQAAPSIPGAEDLASLGDYLLRKSVWIIGGDGWAYDIGYGGLDHVLASGRNVKVLVMDTEVYSNTGGQASKSTPSGAVAKFAAKGKATAKKDLGLLAMEYGNVYVAQIAMGADDQQTLKAFQEAEAYDGPALIIAYAHCIAHGIDMRMGLSQQKLAVQSGHWPLFRFNPDLEAKSMSLDSKAASVPLEDYLYNETRYRQLRDSDPERAAMLLEYAKAAGVARRRRLERIAQDA, from the coding sequence ATGCAGCGACCACGAGAGACAATCGATGGTAATGAAGCGGCGGCCGGTGTAGCTCACAAGCTGAGCGAAGTGATCGCGATCTACCCGATCACTCCTTCAACACCGATGGGTGAGCACGCCGACGCTTGGACGGCGGTGGGCAAGAAGAATATCTGGGGCGGCGTGCCGCAGGTGGTGGAGATGCAGTCCGAGGGCGGCGCGGCAGGCGCCATCCACGGCGCGCTCCTATCGGGCGCACTCGCCACCACATTCACCGCCTCGCAGGGCCTCCTGCTGATGATTCCCAATATGTACAAGATCGCCGGCGAGCTAACGCCGGCTGTTTTTCATGTTGCGGCCCGCGCGCTGGCCACCCACGCCCTCTCGATCTTCGGCGACCACTCGGATGTGATGGCGACCCGCCAGGCTGGCTGGGCCATGCTCTGCTCGCACAACGTGCAGGAGTCGCAGGATCTGGCGCTGATCTCGCACGCGGCCACGCTTGAGGCCCGCGTGCCCTTCATGCACTTCTTCGATGGATTCCGCACCTCGCACGAGCTGAACACCATCGAGCGGCTGACCGACGACGACCTGCGGGCCATGATCGACGACAAGCTGGTGCTGGCCCACCGCGCGCGCGGTCTGACCCCCGAGAGCCCGGTCATCCATGGCACGGCCCAGAACCCCGATGTGTTCTTCCAGTCGCGCGAGGCGGCCAACACCTACTATCTGGCCTGCGCGGGCATTGTGCAGCGCACCATGGACAAGTTTGCCCAGCTGACGGGCCGCCAGTACCACCTGTTCGACTACGCGGGCGACCCCGAGGCCGAGCGCGTGATCGTGGTGATGGGCTCCGGCGCGGAGACGGTGGAGGTGACGGTGGAGGCGCTGCGCGCCAAGGGCGAGCGCGTGGGCGTGCTGAAGGTGCACCTGTTCCGGCCCTTCGACATCAGCGCGTTTGTGGATGCGCTGCCCGCCACGGTGCGCTCGATCGCGGTGCTGGACCGCACCAAGGAGCCGGGCGCGATCGGCGAGCCGCTGTACCAGGATGTGCTGACGGCCCTGATCGAGCGCGGCAAAGAAGGCATCCGCGTGATCGGCGGGCGCTACGGCCTGGGATCGAAGGAGTTCACCCCGGCCATGGCCAAGGCCGCCTTCGACGAGTTGAAGAGCGAGACCCCGCGTCGCCACTTCACCGTGGGCATCCAGGATGACGTGACCAAGCTGAGCCTGGACTACGACCCGAGCTTCACGATCGAGGCCCCGGGCGCGACCAGCTGCGTGTTCTGGGGCATCGGCTCCGACGGCACCGTGGGCGCGAACAAGAGCGCGATCAGCATCATCGGGCGCGACACCGGCTACTACGCCCAGGCCTACTTTGTGTACGACTCGAAGAAGTCCGGCTCGGTCACCACGTCGCACCTACGCTTTGGCCCGCAGCCCATCCGCGCGCCCTACATCGTCGATCAGGCCAACTTTGTGGCCTGCTCGCAGTTCACCATCCTTGAGCGGCTGGACATCCTGAGCGGCGTGGCCGATGGCGCGACGCTGCTGCTGAACAGCCCCTTCGACGCCGCCGAGGTCTGGAACAACCTGCCGACCGACATGCGCCGCCAGATCGTGGCCAAGCACCTGCGCCTGTTCGTGATCGACGCGGCGGCGGTGGCCAAGAAGGCAGGCCTGGGCGGTCGCGTGAACACCGTGATGCAGACTGCCTTCTTCGCGCTCTCGGGCGTGATGCCGCGCGAGCAGGCGATCGCCAGCTTCAAGCAGAGCATCCGCAAGAGCTACGGCAAGCGCGGCGAGGAGGTGGTGCAGAAGAACTTCGCCGCCGTCGACACCGCCATCGCCCACCTGGCCGAGGTTGATGTCGAGGACATGGTGGCCCGCACCCAGACCGAGCTGTACCGCCGCGCGCCGGTGCCCGCCGAGGCCCCCGCGTTCGTGCGCGACGTGCTTGGCCCGATGATCGCCTTCGAGGGCGAGAAGCTGCCGGTGAGCATGCTGCCCGCCGATGGCACCTACCCGACCGCCACCACCAAGTGGGAGAAGCGCAACCTGGCCAGCGAGATCCCGGTGTGGAACGCCGACGCCTGCATCCAGTGCGGCAAGTGCGTGTTCGTGTGCCCCCACGCGGCCATCCGCGCCACGGCCTACGCGCCCGACCAGCTGGTCGGCGCCCCCGAGACCTTCAAGTCGATGCCGGCCCGCTTCAAGGAGCTGCCCGGCGACCTCTACACCCTGCAGGTCGCGCCCGAGGACTGCACCGGCTGCAGCCTGTGCGTGGAGATCTGCCCGGCGAAGGACAAGCAGCAGCCTGGCCGCAAGGCGCTGAACATGGAGCCGCAGGCCCCGCTGCGCGAGCAGGAGGTGGCCAACTGGACCTTCTTCTCGAACCTGCCCGAGACCGACCGCACCAAGCTGAACACCAACGTGCTGAAGAACACCCAGCTGCTCATCCCGCTGTTCGAGTTCTCCGGCGCGTGCTCGGGCTGCGGCGAGACGCCCTACCTGCGCCTGCTGACCCAGCTCTACGGCGACCGGCTGTACGTGGCCAACGCCACCGGCTGCTCCTCGATCTACGGCGGCAACCTGCCGACCACGCCGTGGGCCACCAACTCCAAGGGGCGCGGCCCGGCCTGGTCGAACTCGCTGTTCGAGGATAACGCCGAGTTCGGCCTGGGCATGCGCATGACCATCGACGCCCAGAACCTGCGCGCCCGCACGATGGTGGACCAGTTCCGCGCCCAGATCGGCGACGAGCTGGCCGATGGCCTGCTGAACGCCCCGCAGGGCACCGAGGCCGAGATCTCGGCCCAGCGCGCCCGCATCGACGCGCTGAAGCAGGCCGCGCCCAGCATCCCCGGCGCGGAAGATCTGGCGTCGCTCGGCGACTACCTGCTGCGCAAGAGCGTGTGGATCATCGGCGGCGACGGCTGGGCCTACGACATCGGCTACGGTGGCCTCGACCACGTGCTGGCCAGCGGGCGCAACGTCAAGGTGCTGGTGATGGACACCGAGGTGTACTCCAACACCGGCGGCCAGGCCTCGAAGTCCACGCCCAGCGGCGCGGTCGCCAAGTTCGCCGCCAAGGGCAAGGCCACGGCGAAGAAAGACCTGGGCCTGCTGGCCATGGAGTATGGCAACGTGTACGTGGCCCAGATCGCCATGGGCGCAGACGACCAGCAGACGCTGAAGGCCTTCCAGGAGGCCGAGGCCTATGACGGCCCCGCGCTGATCATCGCCTACGCGCACTGCATCGCCCACGGCATCGACATGCGCATGGGCCTCAGCCAGCAGAAGCTGGCGGTGCAGTCTGGCCACTGGCCGCTGTTCCGCTTCAACCCGGACCTGGAGGCCAAGAGCATGAGCCTGGACTCCAAGGCCGCGAGCGTGCCGCTTGAGGACTACCTCTACAACGAGACCCGCTACCGCCAGCTGCGCGATAGCGACCCCGAGCGCGCCGCCA
- a CDS encoding peptidase S16, whose protein sequence is MATHALPLFPLGLVLFPSAPLALHIFEPRYREMIASCLDQNQPFGVVLITSGVAEQPNATFHMVGTTAQISDGVKLDDGRYLINTLGQQRFRIDSIQRSQPYDVAMVSYLEEGRESLAEGADRTLRRLYDRYWDAIAAATGVRAEAASLPEDVVDLTYWMAHRLQVENAQKQHWLECDVATRLREMETSLRAELSLLPAHPGSPFEGGWRGPGSWN, encoded by the coding sequence ATGGCGACCCACGCGCTCCCGCTTTTTCCGCTGGGGCTGGTGCTGTTCCCCAGCGCGCCGCTGGCGCTGCATATCTTCGAGCCGCGCTACCGCGAGATGATCGCCAGCTGCCTCGATCAGAACCAGCCGTTTGGCGTGGTGCTGATCACATCGGGCGTGGCCGAGCAGCCCAATGCGACCTTTCACATGGTGGGCACCACCGCCCAGATCTCCGATGGCGTGAAGCTCGACGATGGGCGCTACCTGATCAACACGCTCGGCCAGCAGCGCTTCCGCATCGACAGCATCCAGCGTAGCCAGCCCTACGATGTGGCTATGGTTAGCTACTTGGAGGAGGGGCGCGAGAGCCTGGCCGAGGGCGCCGACCGCACGCTGCGCAGGCTGTATGATCGCTACTGGGATGCGATCGCCGCCGCCACAGGGGTGCGCGCCGAAGCCGCGAGCCTGCCCGAGGACGTGGTCGACCTGACCTACTGGATGGCCCACCGGCTGCAGGTGGAGAACGCGCAGAAGCAGCACTGGCTGGAGTGCGACGTGGCCACGCGGCTGCGCGAGATGGAGACCTCCCTGCGGGCAGAGCTTTCGCTGCTGCCGGCCCACCCAGGCAGCCCCTTCGAGGGCGGCTGGCGCGGCCCAGGGTCGTGGAACTAG
- a CDS encoding AAA domain-containing protein, producing MTTDELLPYPFLAMVGQTELKTALVLALVNPGLGGVLLVGPYGVGKTTAVRALVDVMPPIEREERDEAGATLVRTGPMRIIELPLNARIEDVVGGINERVALEQQRIVLEEGALARAHRNLLYIDEINLLEPHVLDAILDAAAQGRTFVRRGPMTRLFPTQFVLVGSMNPEEGTLRPQIMDRFGLRVWLPPLAEPAERLEVYRRARDFRADAQAFRARYADQTAQLRAEIIVAREILPMVALHPHAEQFALRCIQALGIPSHRAEIALLEAARARAAADSRLEATEEDVRAVATLALRQRRSAALDQYASSIAAEDAQIADSLERAGQP from the coding sequence ATGACAACCGACGAACTGCTTCCCTACCCCTTTCTGGCCATGGTCGGCCAGACCGAGCTGAAGACCGCGCTGGTGCTGGCGCTGGTGAACCCCGGCCTGGGCGGCGTGCTGCTGGTGGGCCCCTATGGCGTGGGCAAGACCACGGCGGTGCGCGCGCTGGTGGATGTGATGCCGCCGATCGAGCGCGAGGAGCGCGACGAGGCTGGGGCCACGCTGGTGCGCACCGGCCCGATGCGGATCATTGAGCTGCCGCTGAACGCGCGGATCGAGGACGTGGTGGGCGGGATCAACGAGCGGGTGGCGCTGGAGCAGCAGCGGATCGTGTTGGAGGAGGGCGCGCTGGCGCGGGCGCACCGCAACCTGCTCTATATCGACGAGATCAACCTGCTGGAGCCACACGTGCTCGACGCCATCCTGGATGCGGCGGCCCAGGGGCGCACCTTCGTGCGGCGCGGGCCGATGACGCGGCTGTTCCCCACGCAGTTTGTGCTGGTGGGGTCGATGAACCCCGAGGAGGGCACGCTGCGCCCGCAGATCATGGACCGCTTCGGGCTGCGGGTGTGGCTGCCGCCGCTGGCCGAGCCAGCCGAGCGGCTGGAGGTCTACCGCCGCGCCCGCGACTTCCGCGCCGATGCGCAGGCCTTCCGGGCGCGCTACGCCGACCAGACCGCCCAGCTGCGGGCCGAGATCATCGTGGCGCGCGAGATCTTGCCCATGGTGGCGCTGCACCCCCACGCCGAGCAGTTTGCCCTGCGCTGCATCCAGGCGCTGGGCATCCCCTCGCACCGCGCCGAGATCGCCCTGTTGGAGGCCGCCCGCGCCCGCGCCGCCGCCGACAGCCGCCTGGAGGCCACCGAGGAAGATGTGCGCGCCGTGGCGACCCTGGCGCTGCGCCAGCGCCGCAGCGCCGCGCTCGACCAGTACGCCTCTAGCATCGCCGCCGAGGATGCGCAGATCGCCGATTCGCTTGAGCGCGCGGGCCAGCCGTAG
- a CDS encoding DUF503 domain-containing protein, which yields MILGSCRLTLYLPAVHSLKEKRSVMKSVLQRLRNEFNVSTAEVDAQDLHQRGVIGVACVSGSASYIEGQLDAVVRWVEENRPDVVILDSDIEIL from the coding sequence ATGATACTCGGATCGTGCCGACTGACCCTCTACCTTCCGGCTGTCCACTCGCTCAAGGAAAAGCGCAGCGTGATGAAATCGGTGCTGCAGCGCCTGCGCAACGAGTTCAACGTCTCCACCGCTGAGGTCGACGCCCAAGATCTGCACCAGCGCGGCGTGATCGGCGTGGCCTGCGTCTCTGGCTCGGCATCCTACATCGAGGGCCAGCTGGATGCGGTTGTCCGTTGGGTTGAGGAGAATCGCCCAGATGTGGTGATTCTCGACAGCGACATCGAGATCCTCTGA
- the xth gene encoding exodeoxyribonuclease III produces the protein MQTLKIISWNVNGIRAAEKKGLLDWLAASGGDIVAFQETKASPEQLGPALLQPQGYTTHWAAAETKGYSGVATFSRTPPLDVRLGLGDPRFDGEGRVLITKYPWFTFFNIYFPNGGRGPQWVAHKLAFYDRFLALAGELMAAGESVVVVGDVNTAYAEIDIARPKENIAVSGFMPEEREALGKFFSAGLIDSFRHRYPQEVKYSWWAMRAGARQRNIGWRLDYIFISPDLRERIVEAEVHCEVMGSDHCPVSLTLAVD, from the coding sequence ATGCAAACACTTAAAATCATCTCGTGGAATGTCAACGGCATCCGCGCCGCCGAGAAGAAGGGCCTGCTCGACTGGCTGGCCGCATCGGGCGGCGACATCGTCGCCTTTCAAGAAACCAAGGCCAGCCCCGAGCAGCTCGGCCCCGCGCTGCTGCAGCCACAGGGCTACACCACCCACTGGGCCGCCGCCGAGACCAAGGGCTACAGCGGGGTGGCCACCTTCTCGCGCACGCCGCCGCTGGATGTGCGGCTGGGCCTGGGCGACCCGCGCTTCGACGGCGAGGGCCGCGTGCTGATCACCAAGTACCCCTGGTTCACCTTCTTCAACATCTACTTCCCCAACGGCGGGCGCGGGCCGCAGTGGGTCGCCCACAAGCTGGCCTTCTACGACCGCTTCCTGGCACTGGCGGGCGAGCTGATGGCGGCGGGCGAGAGCGTGGTGGTGGTGGGCGATGTGAACACGGCCTACGCCGAGATCGACATCGCGCGGCCCAAGGAGAATATCGCCGTCTCCGGCTTCATGCCCGAGGAGCGCGAGGCCCTGGGCAAGTTCTTCAGCGCAGGCCTGATCGACAGCTTCCGCCACCGCTACCCGCAAGAGGTGAAGTACAGCTGGTGGGCCATGCGGGCGGGCGCGCGCCAGCGCAACATCGGCTGGCGACTCGACTACATCTTTATCTCGCCCGACCTGCGCGAGCGGATCGTGGAGGCCGAGGTGCACTGCGAGGTGATGGGGTCGGACCACTGCCCGGTGAGCCTGACGCTAGCTGTGGACTAG
- a CDS encoding methyltransferase domain-containing protein has product MATVILNPGKEKPVIQRHPWVFSGAISTVQGYVGRGDAVDVANADGEWLARGTWSSGSQIRVRLFTWDRDEPIDEQLLRRRIERAVAGRKMLLDPDRSGDSARLIFAESDGLPGLIVDKYGDFLSIQLLTQGMAARSELITAILADMLQPRGIYERSDPDMREKESLPPSEGVLWGEEPPEQLVIRQHTMKFHTSIQGGQKTGFFLDQSRNRRVVASYCAGRDVLDCFSYSGGFTLYAAQAGAGQITAIDSSAAAIEALQANLTLNRVQVPVESEVADVFQKLRQYRFEKRQFDVVILDPPKFAHAAGHIERATRGYKDINLIAMQILRPGGILATFSCSGLISADLFQKVIFGAAVDARRDVQIIERLTQSPDHPVTLTFPEGEYLKGLVCRVW; this is encoded by the coding sequence ATGGCGACGGTTATTCTCAATCCTGGAAAAGAAAAGCCGGTGATTCAGCGCCACCCGTGGGTGTTCTCGGGGGCGATCAGCACCGTGCAGGGCTATGTGGGCCGCGGCGACGCGGTGGATGTGGCCAATGCCGACGGCGAGTGGCTCGCGCGCGGCACATGGAGCAGCGGGTCGCAGATCCGTGTGCGCCTGTTCACCTGGGACCGCGACGAGCCGATCGACGAGCAGCTGCTGCGCAGGCGGATCGAGCGCGCGGTGGCTGGCCGCAAGATGCTGCTCGACCCCGACCGCTCGGGCGACTCGGCCCGCCTGATCTTCGCCGAGTCCGATGGCCTGCCCGGCCTGATCGTCGACAAGTACGGCGACTTTCTTAGCATCCAGCTGCTGACCCAGGGCATGGCGGCGCGCTCCGAGCTGATCACCGCCATCCTGGCCGATATGCTGCAGCCGCGCGGCATCTACGAGCGCAGCGACCCCGACATGCGCGAAAAAGAGAGCCTGCCGCCTAGCGAGGGCGTGCTGTGGGGCGAGGAGCCGCCCGAGCAGCTGGTCATCCGCCAGCACACCATGAAGTTCCATACCTCGATCCAGGGCGGCCAGAAGACTGGCTTCTTCCTCGACCAGTCGCGCAACCGCCGCGTGGTGGCAAGCTACTGCGCTGGCCGCGATGTGCTCGACTGCTTCAGCTACAGCGGCGGCTTTACGCTCTACGCCGCCCAGGCCGGGGCGGGCCAGATCACCGCGATCGACAGCAGCGCCGCCGCCATCGAGGCCCTGCAGGCCAACCTGACGCTGAACCGGGTGCAGGTGCCGGTGGAGTCCGAGGTGGCCGATGTGTTCCAGAAGCTGCGGCAGTACCGCTTCGAGAAGCGCCAGTTCGACGTGGTCATCCTCGACCCGCCCAAGTTTGCCCACGCCGCAGGCCATATCGAGCGCGCGACCCGTGGCTATAAAGACATCAACCTGATCGCGATGCAGATCTTGCGCCCGGGCGGCATCCTGGCCACCTTCTCGTGCTCGGGCCTGATCTCAGCCGATCTGTTCCAGAAGGTTATCTTTGGCGCGGCGGTGGATGCGCGCCGCGATGTGCAGATCATCGAGCGGCTGACCCAGTCGCCCGACCACCCGGTGACGCTGACCTTCCCCGAGGGCGAGTACCTCAAGGGCCTGGTCTGCCGGGTGTGGTAG
- a CDS encoding vanomycin resistance protein VanB: MPQRYYQEYGPIRRRRADGGPEEPPERPERPRRPERPERPRRRRRSLLGPAALVLLVAAVVVAFPLAQHTFAVDRPAEGVTVQGLAAGGMSRAALQDALAERYAAFLAAPLTLEFEGQQWHPTLAQLGAKLDLEATARDAVDVGRRGGPVQQAQELWGLWSGRGIDLAPRLQVDTAQLQRYLGSLAGEIERPPQDAALSLQAGKVLPTASADGRQILADATALDIIAALQQLQPGTVAIRTRMLAPRMGNDTITQAVADAQALLRQPLTLRQGERSWTWDAEKIAQVLSTRTVSGTMQVGPDPQKLSRAVDDLAQVLDSGSAEPRVAFSGGKLRIAEEGTTGWRLRQPEAVQAISQTLWLAQRTVDLPVEELRPQVTAATLPSLGIVELVGEGRSSFAGSAAYRIQNIKAGAARMDGVLIPPDAEFSFNTQLGEVDEAHGFVEGYAVIGNRTQLEWGGGVCQDSTTLFRAAFWAGLPITERHAHPFYISWYDDYAFPDAAGPGMDAAIYTGVSDMKFVNDTGHWLLLDAQVDEKNAVLAMRLYGTKPDRTVAAIGPEISNVMEPPSEPRVINDASLPSGTYKQTDTARRGMDIAVYRVITERGEQREPEPFYTRFKAWPNVFVRGTGQ, encoded by the coding sequence ATGCCACAGCGATACTACCAGGAATATGGCCCCATCCGCCGCCGCCGCGCCGATGGCGGCCCCGAGGAGCCGCCGGAGCGGCCCGAGCGCCCGCGCCGCCCCGAGCGGCCCGAGCGCCCGCGCCGCCGCCGCCGCTCGCTGCTGGGGCCCGCCGCGCTGGTGCTGCTGGTGGCTGCGGTGGTGGTGGCCTTCCCGCTGGCCCAGCACACCTTCGCGGTGGATCGCCCCGCCGAGGGCGTGACGGTGCAGGGCCTGGCGGCGGGCGGCATGAGCCGCGCGGCGCTGCAGGATGCGCTGGCCGAGCGCTACGCCGCCTTCCTGGCGGCCCCGCTGACGCTGGAGTTCGAGGGCCAGCAGTGGCACCCGACCCTGGCTCAGCTGGGCGCGAAGCTAGACCTGGAGGCGACCGCGCGCGACGCGGTGGATGTGGGCCGACGCGGCGGGCCGGTGCAGCAGGCCCAGGAGCTGTGGGGCCTGTGGTCGGGGCGCGGCATTGATCTTGCGCCGCGCCTGCAGGTGGATACGGCCCAGCTGCAGCGCTACCTCGGCTCGCTGGCGGGCGAGATCGAGCGCCCGCCGCAGGATGCCGCGCTCAGCCTGCAGGCGGGCAAGGTGCTGCCCACCGCCAGCGCCGATGGCCGCCAGATCTTGGCCGACGCCACCGCGCTCGACATCATCGCCGCGCTGCAGCAGCTGCAGCCGGGCACGGTGGCCATCCGCACCCGCATGCTGGCCCCGCGCATGGGCAACGATACCATCACCCAGGCCGTGGCCGATGCCCAGGCCCTGCTGCGCCAGCCGCTGACCCTGCGCCAGGGCGAGCGCAGCTGGACCTGGGACGCCGAGAAGATCGCCCAGGTGCTCAGCACGCGCACCGTGAGCGGCACCATGCAGGTCGGCCCCGACCCGCAGAAGCTCAGCCGCGCCGTGGACGACCTGGCCCAGGTGCTCGACTCGGGCAGCGCCGAGCCGCGCGTGGCCTTCAGCGGCGGCAAGCTGCGGATCGCCGAGGAGGGCACCACCGGCTGGCGGCTGCGCCAGCCCGAGGCCGTGCAGGCGATCAGCCAGACGCTGTGGCTGGCCCAGCGCACGGTGGACCTGCCGGTGGAGGAGCTGCGCCCCCAGGTGACGGCGGCCACGCTGCCCTCGCTCGGCATCGTCGAGCTGGTGGGCGAGGGCCGGTCGAGCTTCGCTGGCTCGGCGGCCTACCGCATCCAGAACATCAAGGCCGGGGCCGCCCGCATGGATGGCGTGCTCATCCCGCCCGACGCCGAGTTCTCGTTCAACACCCAGCTGGGCGAGGTGGATGAGGCCCACGGCTTTGTGGAGGGCTACGCCGTGATCGGCAACCGCACCCAGCTGGAGTGGGGCGGCGGCGTCTGCCAGGACTCGACCACCCTGTTCCGCGCCGCCTTCTGGGCGGGCCTGCCGATCACCGAGCGCCACGCCCACCCCTTCTACATCAGCTGGTACGACGACTACGCCTTCCCCGATGCGGCTGGCCCCGGCATGGATGCCGCCATCTACACCGGCGTCTCCGACATGAAGTTTGTGAACGACACTGGCCACTGGCTACTGCTGGACGCCCAGGTGGATGAGAAGAACGCCGTGCTGGCCATGCGGCTCTATGGCACCAAGCCCGACCGCACCGTGGCCGCGATCGGCCCCGAGATCAGCAACGTGATGGAGCCGCCCAGCGAGCCTCGCGTCATTAATGATGCCAGCCTGCCTTCCGGCACCTACAAGCAGACCGACACCGCGCGGCGCGGGATGGACATCGCCGTCTACCGCGTGATCACCGAGCGCGGCGAGCAGCGCGAGCCGGAGCCGTTCTACACGCGCTTCAAGGCCTGGCCAAATGTGTTTGTGCGCGGCACTGGCCAGTAG
- a CDS encoding arginine biosynthesis protein ArgJ — translation MSYRIIDEGHVSTPQGYRATGVSCGLKEVKARDLAMVYSAKPARVAAIFTTNTISAAPIFFNQAVLARNRESLRAVVINAGHANVATGSQGLANAVECAKMSADELEVPRDSVLLLSTGRIGLSLPMEKMREGIRRAASELDSGGGRRAATAILTTDTRPKDSAISVSLREGRSIVIGGMAKGSRMVYPRQGTLLCVLTSDVAIDGRLLSRSLEQAVAGSFGRLALDSDISPNDGILLFANGASDVPMITDASSWEYGAWQEGLDAICADLAVQVARDSLAGGKLIQIHVRSAADEQQAQKIAHAISRSAAVRWACAQNIADWGSILVAVGASGADLRPDLLEIRLGNVLVLREGVAEPFDTAAAVQALSGAEIELTVELHLGTHAASVWTGTAE, via the coding sequence ATGAGCTACCGAATCATCGACGAAGGCCATGTCTCCACCCCACAGGGCTATCGGGCAACGGGTGTCTCATGTGGGTTAAAAGAGGTCAAGGCGCGCGATCTGGCTATGGTCTACTCGGCCAAGCCTGCGCGCGTGGCGGCCATATTCACCACCAACACCATATCAGCCGCGCCGATCTTCTTCAACCAGGCGGTGCTGGCCCGCAACCGCGAGAGCCTGCGGGCGGTGGTGATCAACGCCGGACACGCCAATGTAGCCACCGGCTCGCAGGGGCTTGCCAACGCTGTCGAGTGCGCCAAGATGTCCGCCGACGAGCTGGAGGTGCCGCGCGACAGCGTGCTGCTGCTTTCCACCGGCAGGATCGGCCTCTCGCTGCCTATGGAGAAGATGCGCGAGGGCATCCGCCGCGCCGCATCCGAGCTAGACAGCGGCGGCGGGCGGCGGGCGGCCACGGCCATCCTCACCACCGACACCAGGCCGAAAGATAGCGCCATCTCGGTCTCGCTGCGCGAGGGCCGCAGCATCGTGATCGGTGGCATGGCCAAGGGTAGCCGTATGGTCTACCCGCGCCAGGGCACCCTGCTCTGCGTGCTCACCAGCGATGTGGCGATCGATGGGCGGCTGCTCTCGCGCTCGCTAGAGCAGGCGGTGGCGGGGTCGTTTGGCAGGCTGGCGCTAGATAGCGACATCAGCCCCAACGATGGCATCCTGCTGTTCGCCAATGGCGCGTCGGATGTGCCCATGATCACCGACGCCTCGTCGTGGGAGTATGGGGCCTGGCAGGAGGGTCTGGATGCGATCTGCGCCGACCTGGCGGTGCAGGTGGCCCGCGACTCGCTGGCGGGCGGCAAGCTCATCCAGATCCACGTGCGCAGCGCCGCCGACGAGCAGCAGGCCCAGAAGATCGCCCACGCTATCTCGCGCAGCGCCGCCGTGCGCTGGGCCTGCGCCCAGAACATCGCCGACTGGGGCAGCATCCTGGTGGCGGTGGGCGCGTCGGGCGCAGATCTGCGGCCCGACCTGCTGGAGATCCGCCTGGGCAATGTGCTGGTGCTGCGCGAGGGCGTGGCCGAGCCGTTCGATACCGCCGCCGCAGTGCAGGCCCTCTCGGGGGCCGAGATCGAGCTGACGGTCGAGCTGCACCTGGGCACCCACGCCGCCTCGGTCTGGACAGGGACCGCCGAGTAG